The sequence CCGGGTGGCCGCCTGCTGTATAGCGTTCATCCACTCAACGCCCATGAAAACGTTTATATGGATTAGCCTCATCGCGGCCGGCCTGTGCCTCGATGCGCGCGCCAGCCAACCCGTCTGGAACAACGGTCACGTCGTCTTATCGACTGGTCAGGTGATAAATGGTCAGCTTAGCTACAATTGGAAAGCCGAAGTGCTTCAGGTACGTGCCGCCGATGGCACCACGAAGGCCTATTCAGCCTATAAAGTCGACTCGTTTGCCTATTTCGATGTCTCTCTGAATACGTTACGTAAGTTCGATGCCATCGAGATCCCTACGGCGTCGGAACTGACGCGCCCTGTTTTTCTGGAAGAGTGCACCCTCGGCCATTACACCGTTTACCGTCGGTTGCGCCACACCAAAGAGCTTATCAAAATCACCCGGCCGTCGTTGTACCAGGATGACGTTGAGCTCATAAAAGACCTGGATAACTTCGTATACTTCGTCATTGATACCAACGGTGCGATTTCCGACCTGCAAGCGTTTGAGTTGTCGATTTGGCCACAGATGCTCAACGAGTACCGCCCGCAGCTAACCGAATACATCACCCTTCGCCAGCTTGACCCCTCCCTGACGGTAGCCCGACTGATGCTGATCAACCACTACAATTATCTGCGTGAGTACAACCCGGCGCAGGCCAATAAGCCCACCACCAGCCTGGGGGCCTATTGATCGGTTGTCGGGTCGGTTGGGGGTGGCTCGCTTCCTTTTTTGCCGCGCCGCTGCTTTTTGAGGGCTTCGTTGAGCAGGTATTCAATCTGTCCGTTTACACTCCTGAATTCATCCTGCGCCCATCGTTCCAGCTCGGCCAGCATCTCCGGGTTCAGCCGCAACAGGAATCCTTTTTTTTCTGCCATAAAAGGGGGCGGGGGCTAAGGGCTTGGGGCGGGGGTGTTTGCTCAGATAGAAGTATCTGTCAGCAAACATTCCCCGCCCCAAACCCTCTGCCCCCTGCTTTTAGTAAAGCGATCCGGCGTTGACGACCGGGCTGACGTTTTTCTCGCCGCAGAGCACCACGAGCAGGTTACTGACCATCGCGGCTTTTCGTTCTTCGTCGAGCGTCACCACGTTGTTTTCGGCCAGGCGGGCCAGGGCCATCTCGACCATCCCAACGGCGCCGTCCACAATCTGTTTGCGGGCCGCCACTACCGCCGATGCCTGCTGCCGCTGCAACATAGCGCCGGCAATTTCGGGCGCATAAGCCAGGTGGCTGATCCGCGCTTCGATGATCGTTACACCGGCCCGCTGCAAGCGTTCGTTTAGCTCCGTTTCGAGCACGTCGTTGATCCGGCCCGTATTGTCGCGCAGGGTTACGTCGGCGTCTTCGTCTTCTGAATTGTCGTAGGCGTGTGAGTTGGCCAGATGCCGCACGGCGGCTTCCGACTGAATCTGCACGAACAGGGTATAGTCGTCGACCGAAAACAGCGCTTTGGCCGTGTCGGCCACCTGCCACACCACCACCGCCGCGATATCGATGGGGTTACCCATCTTGTCGTTCACCTTCAGGGTTTGGCCGTTCAGGTTGCGGGCACGCAGGCTGATCTTCTTTTTCGAGTAAAACGGGTTTACCCACCGCAGCCCATTCTGTTTCATGGTCCCGGTATAATCGCCGAAAAATGTGGTTACTACCGCCTCGTTGGGATTGATGACCGACAGGCCGGTGAGCGTGATAAGGCCAGCAATAAACAGGAGGCCACCAAAGATGCCCAAGCCAACGTTGGCCGTAACCACACCGGATATAACCAGAATGGGGCCAGCAATAAAGGCCAGCAAGCCAATCAACAGGGCCAGATAGCCCGAAATAGAGGTAAGATTTTTCTCGTTCATGGTTCAGAAATTGTTATCATTTTGATAGCACAATACTAGCACATAAAACCAGAAAGCCCGCTGCTTTCTAGACCAGCGGGCTGTTTATTGGTTGAGTGGTCGCCGGGAACGTTCAGGCCTGTTCCAGGTACGTTCGGAGAGCGTGGGTACGTTGTGTTTGATCGGCGATGGCCGTTTCGTGCTGCTTAGTAACCGCATCCAGCGCCTGACCGAGTTGCGCCTGTAGCTGCTGGGCGTTGGTTTGTGCTTTCTCGATGCGCCGTTGGACCGAAAAGTCGGTGAACACATTGTCGAAGAAGATATCCACGAACCGCGTCAGTCCATCGTCAAACGTCCACTCGCCGTGCAGCTGCTGATGTACATCGGCCAGTTCTGACCGGAACCGGTTTACACCGTACGCCACCCGCTGAGACTGATCGCGGACGTCGTCTAGCTTGCCGTACTTCATCGCCGACAGCAATGACGAACTGGTGAACATGTCCCAGTTACCCAGCCTGTGCGCATCCCCGATCAATCGGATGAGTGCCTCCACTTCATGAGCGGCCTGCCGACCCGCCTGCCGCGCTTCGGTCAGTTCGGTTACCTGCTGTTCAGCTGTGGTAAGCGCATCAGCCAGCCGCTGATAGGCCGTATCCTGCTGTTCCTGAACGGCCTGCTTTTTGTCCTGCATCAGCTGCGTGTACGCCGATTCAACATCCGCGTAGGTCGCTAACCGCGTCTGTAGCGCCGCTAGCTGCTGCGTTAGGGCCTCAACCTCAGCGTTGATCGCATCGTAGTCGAGGCGGGCGCGCTGGGCTTCAGCCTGTTCTTTGGTCAGTTGCTCGTCGTGGCGGTTAAGCAGGTTATAATAGATCGAGGCCCAGCTTAGTCGTTCCAGCCGGTCGACGTCGGCTTGTTCATGGCTCCACCGTTCGTATAGAGCGGCCTGCTGGGTACGTTGTTTCTCGATCGTCTTGGTGAGCGTGGCGAGTTGTTGCGCTAACGCGATGCGCTCACCCCGGCGGCGGATGAGCGTAAGGAGGTTTTCCTGTTGCGTGGATGTCCAGGTCATAGAAATAGGTCAGTCTGTAAGCGCAAAGCAAAGGAGGCACCGCGTTTGTAACCAGCCAATCTGGACAAGTGGCGTTGGGAGCGGCTCAACAATCCGCCGACCCTTACAGAAGGCGCATAGCTAATTCTGACGTACTTTTGCACCTCTATTTTTACGGCCGTAGCCATTTCCCGTAAAAACCTCAGTCTCCGATGCTTAGTGAACAAGAAGTAAATAGACGACAGAAACGCGAAGAACTCATGCGGCTGGGCATCGACCCCTACCCCGCCGAACTCTTCGACGTTACCCACACCATCGCTCAACTCCGCGACGCCTTCGCCGACAAGGCCGGCCAGGACACGCAGGGCGGGTATGAAGCCCACCTCGATCTGGCGGGCGACCCTGCCTGGGGTCAGGTACGTCTGGCGGGCCGCCTGATGGGCTTCCGCATCATGGGTAGCGCGTCGTTTGCCGAAATGCAGGATAGCAGCGGCCGGATGCAGCTGTATTTCCGCCGCGACGACCTGTGCCCCGGCGACGATAAGACGCTCTACAACACCGTTTTCAAAAAACTGCTCGATATCGGCGATATCGTCGGGGTGGAAGGCAACATCTTCACCACGCAGACCGGCGAACTGTCGCTCTACGTACGGTCGTTCAAGGTACTGACCAAATCGCTGCGGCCGCTGCCGGTGGTGAAAGAGGTGGTGAACGAACAGACCGGCGAAAAAGAAACCTACGACGCTTTTACCGATCCCGAACTGCGCTACCGGCAGCGGTACGTTGACCTGATCGTGAATCCGCAGGTACGTGAGGTGTTCATCAAGCGGAGCAAGCTGGTCAACTCAATCCGTCACTACCTGACGGGTAAGGGCTACCTGGAAGTGGAAACACCTATTTTGCAGCCAATCCACGGGGGTGCCACGGCGCGGCCGTTTAAAACGCACCACAACACGCTCGACATGACGCTCTACCTGCGTATTGCCAACGAGCTGTACCTGAAGCGGTTGATCGTGGGCGGGTATGACGGCGTGTTCGAATTTGCCAAAGACTTCCGCAACGAAGGCATGGACCGGACGCACAACCCCGAGTTCACGCAGGTTGAGTTCTACGTCGCCTACAAAGACTATAACTGGATGATGGACACCATCGAAGAAATGGTGGAAAAAGTAGCGCTCGACGTGGCCGGTACCACCAAAGTGACCGTCGGCGACAATGTGATCGACTTCAAACGCCCCTGGAAACGCCTTACCATGTTTGAGGCTATTCAGGAATACACCGGCGTCGACGTGTCGAACATGGGCGAAGACGAACTGCGGCAAACGGCCGAAAGCCGGGGCATCAAAACGGATTCGTCGATGGGCAAATCGAAGCTGATCGACGAACTGTTTGGCGAAGCCTGCGAGCCGAACCTGATTCAGCCGACGTTCATCACCGATTACCCCGTCGAGATGTCGCCGCTGACTAAAAAGCACCGTAGCAAGCCGGGTTTAGTGGAGCGTTTCGAAGCGATCTGCAACGGCAAAGAGATTGCCAACGCTTATTCGGAGCTAAACGACCCGCTCGACCAACGGGCACGTTTCGAAGAGCAGCTTGAGCTGGCCAAACGCGGCGACGACGAAGCGATGGCGATGGACGAAGACTTTTTGCGGGCGCTCGAATACGGCATGCCACCCACGGCCGGCGTAGGCCTCGGCATC comes from Fibrella aestuarina BUZ 2 and encodes:
- a CDS encoding Arc family DNA-binding protein, encoding MAEKKGFLLRLNPEMLAELERWAQDEFRSVNGQIEYLLNEALKKQRRGKKGSEPPPTDPTTDQ
- the lysS gene encoding lysine--tRNA ligase gives rise to the protein MLSEQEVNRRQKREELMRLGIDPYPAELFDVTHTIAQLRDAFADKAGQDTQGGYEAHLDLAGDPAWGQVRLAGRLMGFRIMGSASFAEMQDSSGRMQLYFRRDDLCPGDDKTLYNTVFKKLLDIGDIVGVEGNIFTTQTGELSLYVRSFKVLTKSLRPLPVVKEVVNEQTGEKETYDAFTDPELRYRQRYVDLIVNPQVREVFIKRSKLVNSIRHYLTGKGYLEVETPILQPIHGGATARPFKTHHNTLDMTLYLRIANELYLKRLIVGGYDGVFEFAKDFRNEGMDRTHNPEFTQVEFYVAYKDYNWMMDTIEEMVEKVALDVAGTTKVTVGDNVIDFKRPWKRLTMFEAIQEYTGVDVSNMGEDELRQTAESRGIKTDSSMGKSKLIDELFGEACEPNLIQPTFITDYPVEMSPLTKKHRSKPGLVERFEAICNGKEIANAYSELNDPLDQRARFEEQLELAKRGDDEAMAMDEDFLRALEYGMPPTAGVGLGIDRLTMIMTNQPSIQEVLFFPQMRPEKKEEGATEADFVAAGVPEAWVPALQKLGYLTIAQLHAASPNKLFNDLGGVRKKLKMTDVPMPSIADVHGWTGHK
- a CDS encoding SPFH domain-containing protein, which codes for MNEKNLTSISGYLALLIGLLAFIAGPILVISGVVTANVGLGIFGGLLFIAGLITLTGLSVINPNEAVVTTFFGDYTGTMKQNGLRWVNPFYSKKKISLRARNLNGQTLKVNDKMGNPIDIAAVVVWQVADTAKALFSVDDYTLFVQIQSEAAVRHLANSHAYDNSEDEDADVTLRDNTGRINDVLETELNERLQRAGVTIIEARISHLAYAPEIAGAMLQRQQASAVVAARKQIVDGAVGMVEMALARLAENNVVTLDEERKAAMVSNLLVVLCGEKNVSPVVNAGSLY